The genomic stretch GGCCAGCCCGGCGATCACGGTGGCCGCCAGCGCGATCGCCGCCACCTTTGCGGTGACCTGTGCCGAGCCGCCCGGCGTCGGAGCCCACGGTCCGAAACGTATCCGGGCCAGGACGAGCACCGCCACGGCCACCAGGGTCGCCCCGAGCACGACCCAGGCCAGCCACGGCGCCCAGTCCGGCGTACGCCGCAACACCACGAACGACCAGCCGCCGGTCACGGCCACCGCGAGCGGCAGCACCCACGCCCAGGCCCGCGACCGCCGGTACGCCCGCCACATGACGACCACGCCCATCCCGCTCAACGCGGCCACGGCGGGCGCCATGGCGGTCGTGTAGTACGGGTGGAAGGTGCCGCTGGAGAAGCTGAACACCACGTAGTGGACGACGAGCCAGCCGCCCCACACGAGCCACGCCGCCCCCGATGGCGCGTCCTCGGACGGCATCCGCAGCACCCGGATCACGACCGCGAACGCGAGCGCCGCCACGCAGAACGGCAGGAGCCAGGAGATCTGCCCGGCCATGATGTCGTTGAACAGCCGCCCGGCCCCGGACTCCCCGCCGAAGCCGGCGCCGCCGCCCCCGCCGCCGCCAGACCCGCCCTGGCCGAAGATGCGGCCGAGGCCGTTGTAGCCGATCACCAGGTCCCAGACGGAGTTGTCCGTCGAACCGCCGATGTAGGGCCGGGAATCGGCGGGCCACCGATCGACGATGACCATCCACCAGGCGCTGGACACCAGCAGCACCGCACCCGCGGCCAGCAGATGCCCCACACGTTTGAGCCACGACACTCGCGCGCAGGCCAGGTACGCCACCGCGAAGGCGGGCACCACCAGATACGCCTGCAACATCTTGGTGTTGAACGCCAGCCCCACGAACAACGCGGCGAACAGCAGCGACCGCAACCGCCCGGTCCGCAACGACTCCAGGCAGAACCAGGCGGCCAGCACCAGCAACAACACCAGCACCGTGTCGGGGTTGTTGTCCCGGTTGATCGCCACCGTGATCGGCGTGAGCGTCATGACGACGGCCGCGACCAGCGCCGCCGCGTGCCCCGCCCGCACCCCGGAGAAGGAGCGCCATACGGCGGAGAAGACCAGCCCGACGGCCGCCACACCGGCCAGGGCCTGCGGGATCAGCATGCTCCAGGTGCTGTAGCCGAAGATCCGCGCCGACAGCCCCATGACCCACAGGGCCAGCGGCGGCTTGTCCACGGTGATGAAGGACCCGGCATCGAGCGCGCCGAAGAAGAACGCCTTCCAGCTCTGGGTGCCCGAGACGATCGCGGCGGCGTAGTAGGCGTTGGCGTTCCCGCTCAGCGCCCACGTGTAGAGGACGAGCGCGGTCACGAGCACCGCCCACAACGCGGGACGTGACCAGCGGGGGTCGTCCTCGGCGCCCAGGAACAGGCGGGCGGGCAGGGACCGGCTCTCGGCGGCCCGGTGCGCGGGCCGCATCATGGTGGCGGTCATCGTACGGTCCTCCGCTTGGGGTTGAAGACCCACACGCGCAGGAGCAGGAAGCGTACGAGCGTGGCGGCGGCGTTCGCGATGATGACCGCGATCAGCTCGACGCCGTGGGAGACCCCGTCCGGCAGCAGCGACAGGCTGCCCGAGGTGAGCGCCAGCCCGACGAGGAACGCGATCAGCCCTTCGAGCTGGTCCCGCATCGCCCCGGCCGAGCCGGTGACGCCGAACGTGAAGCGCCGGTTGGCGGCGGTGTTGGCCACGGCCGTGACCAGCAGCGCGACCGCGTTGGCGGCCAGCGGCGGCACCATTTGCCGCAGCAGCGAGTACAGCGCCAGGTACGCCAGCGTGCTGAACACCCCGACGATCGCGAACCTGGGCAGTTGCCTGGCCATTCCCTTCGGCAGCTCGGCGCGCTGCACCCGCGCGGGCACGGGGATGCGCGCGGCCCCGGAC from Nonomuraea polychroma encodes the following:
- a CDS encoding glycosyltransferase family 39 protein, with translation MTATMMRPAHRAAESRSLPARLFLGAEDDPRWSRPALWAVLVTALVLYTWALSGNANAYYAAAIVSGTQSWKAFFFGALDAGSFITVDKPPLALWVMGLSARIFGYSTWSMLIPQALAGVAAVGLVFSAVWRSFSGVRAGHAAALVAAVVMTLTPITVAINRDNNPDTVLVLLLVLAAWFCLESLRTGRLRSLLFAALFVGLAFNTKMLQAYLVVPAFAVAYLACARVSWLKRVGHLLAAGAVLLVSSAWWMVIVDRWPADSRPYIGGSTDNSVWDLVIGYNGLGRIFGQGGSGGGGGGGAGFGGESGAGRLFNDIMAGQISWLLPFCVAALAFAVVIRVLRMPSEDAPSGAAWLVWGGWLVVHYVVFSFSSGTFHPYYTTAMAPAVAALSGMGVVVMWRAYRRSRAWAWVLPLAVAVTGGWSFVVLRRTPDWAPWLAWVVLGATLVAVAVLVLARIRFGPWAPTPGGSAQVTAKVAAIALAATVIAGLAGPAAYAVTPLQSQVNGTNPTAGPATGGGMGGFGRPGGMPGGGQFPGRQDGQNGTTQRPSGGFMRGGVSDSMAKYLVANQGEATWLVAVPSAQQASSLILSTGKPVIAMGGFTGSDPAMTVERLKELVSSGQLRYVMAGGDQGGPGGRGNAEVTSWVQETCTAVDGQDGLYDCTT